DNA sequence from the Peromyscus eremicus chromosome 7, PerEre_H2_v1, whole genome shotgun sequence genome:
aaagggtaaccacACTACAACCCAGAGTtctagagaagctaggtaacaagaaggaccctgagagggacacatggattgtctTGAAAAAGGTAAATAGATGAGCTCTCCATGAGTAAACAGGGGGCAAGTAGAGCAATagatgggagggggtgggggatgagaacatgagggagcAGGATAGTCAAGCTGGGGGCAGATGGAGTAggggagcaatgaaagagatatttttatagagggagacattatgaggttagggaaaaacctggtgctagggaaattcccagaaatccacaaggatgacccagccTATACTACAAGCAATACtgaagagggtacctgaactggcctaccccaggaatcagattggtgaatactctaactgtcatcatagcgctttcatccagtaactgatggaagcagatgcagagatccacagtaaaacaccagcctgagctctgggagtccactcaaagagagggaagagggattatatgagcaaagggggccaagatcatgatgggaaaatctaacGTGACAACTGAACCAGGCTTGTAGGAACtcaactttagaccaatagctgtggaacaTGCATGGAAATGGACTAAGCCCCTACATAAGGGAGGTAGTTGTGCAGCTTGGAatatttgaggggcccctggcagggGTAACAGGATTTAtccttggtgtatgagctggctttttggagcccattacctatggtaggaTGCATTACTCAGCATAGATGCAGAGGAGAgatgcttggtcctgcctcagctgaatgtcccaggctttgctgactccccatgggagcccttgcccttttggaggaagggatagGTGGTTGGGTCAGGGGTTGTGGGGGAAGCTAGAGGGGAGCGAGAGGAGGGATAAGtaagggatctgtgattggtaggtaaaatgaattaaaaaaaattcttaaattaaaaataagcaatagacatgccaaagtgaatGATGGAAAGCCAAGAGCCATCAACTCAAAGAACTAGAAGCTACAAAGGAATGCTGAAATTGggagaaatattcttccccagggaaaagtaCAAAGATTGGTTTTCCAATACCAAGTGGAcagtcttggaaacaaacattcaataacattatacaaactgaaatggttatatttaggaatatatttatatacatgtacatacatgcatgtaataacaaATTGTGAAAAAGtgttcatgaatttgaaaagtgGAAAGGGTATATGGAAggctttggagggaagaaagggaaggggaaaatgttgtaattataatttcaaaaaaatacagaaagaaggtACAATGAGTGTGGTAAGAACACATCAAATACATTCacaaaactgtcaaagaataaatttaattattaaaacaaatttaTGTGCAAATTTCTAAAGCAGATAGAATAAGAAATTGTTTTCATCCATGATATTGTGGAAAATAAATCATTAACTAAATCTCTAAAGATTGTTCAAGAAATATAACAAAGAGAGGTTATGTCTGAAATCTCTCATAGAAATTGTTTCCCTGGGAACATCCTTGCAAAActtaagataaaatgaaatactttttGTACTTTGTACTTACAAAAAATAAGTCCAACTTTCCCAGTCAATACAAATACAGACACAAAAGTGTCTGAAAATTACTCCTTATAATCTTATTTGTGTATCAAGGGAGCTAAAGTAATTAGACCCTGGAAAGATAATAGAAcaagttttttttaatgaggaGCTCTGGTAATTCAACCATTAAGATGCTAGAAACTTTAAATATAGTCCTGTTGCTCTTCACCTATAATTATACAAAAGCAGACTCTGGGGTCAAAAAAAAACATGAGATTCCAAACCACACACCATCAAGATGTGATAGATGTCATTGTGTCCTGTTGAAGATACGTGGATTAAAGAAATAGGAAGCAAAAGTGAGTGCTGGGCTTTCCCTCTAGAAGAACAATGTGCCAGAATCACTTGGGCTCTGAAGGTGAAGTGCCAGAACTTTGAAGACCTTTAATCTTTAAAGATTCCAGTCTTTAAATTTGATTCTGCTTCTTTCCTTATTCCTTAGGATCTAGAGATTATTTTCTACATGGTCTCCAATTCTTCAACACTTTTCCTTGAGTTGGAGTCTCTCAACAGATTTCCTGCATCCACTTATTTACTCATTAATTATTCTGTTATATACCAGATGTAATCCTCTTGTTAGCATTTTATTGAATTTTCTCTTATATTATATAAGTATTTCACTGGAATTTTTGAATTGGTTGTCCTATACCCTAAGTAACATTACTAACAATGTAATTACTTATGAGGCACAACACTCAATGAAATTTGTTCCTTTTCATATTGACAGTCTCCTAAAATGAATCCAACAATATCATATGATTGAAATTAGACAAGGCTGAATTAATATGTCAGTGAGCTCAAAATGCAGTGTGGTATTTTGATATCCTGTTGACTGTGCATTAAAATCAGTCATTACTTTTTGGATTGGGAAATTATCAGTGGTTTGCTTACTGATATATTTAACCTGAACAGAAAACAcaattgcttttaatttttctcagttaCATTATTTTTGTAATTGTAGGTTTGATTTATTCTCACTTAATACTACAGTGAATTATATTTACCAACATCTTATGTTAATTATTCTTCTATTCTCATAATTAGTATCACTTGTTCATATTATTCAAAACAATACATTATTCAGTTCTGTCTTCATTTGAGGGTGTAACAGACTTAAATTTTCCTTTTGCTATATAGGTATGGGTCAACATCTTTAATGTATCTTCAACATTTGCATTTGTTTGGCCCTTACAGTGTGACAGAACACATATAAGTCtttgtaaataaaatgatgagGGGAACTATCACACCCTCAGACCTACAGAACACATGAGAGGGGCATTAAGGAAGAACAGAGAAATTTCCAAACACACTGTCCTTCCTGCCCATCACTATCTGCTTTATATCAGTGACTTCTCAAGATCCTCTTAAATCAGCTCACCCACCATATACAGCAAGTTCCCATTCTGTTTTTTCtatacacatttctttttctctgcttcttctgaCGAGTAACTCCCAACTGTTTCATCTCAGCTAAAATACTTCTAACTCAAAGAAATCTTTTCATCCATTTTCTCACAATAGCATACcattaaatgatatttttctgACTTAAATTTCACTTAATGTTGATTTTTTATCGTGAAATTTCTGAGCATTTACTTCCAGTAATCACATTTTGccttaatactttaaaatattcttcTTTATGAGAAGCCTTTATTATGTCAATCAAATATATCAAACATATTATTCATTAACTGCTGATTTCATGTCCATTCATGATGATGTATACTTGAACACAAACTCTCACatatacatttgatttttttgttgtggtagtattattttgtgtttttaaaatttagaccAAATATTTTGTTTGTCGAGGAAAGTATATCAGGCATTATCTGACCAAAGAATCCATAAGTAGTTTCACTAATTAggaggcctgcacttttctgaaaagaaaggagaaggagtagATGTGGGTAAGAGGGAAGTTGGGGTTAGGGactggggggagaggagggaaggagatgaAACTGTAATTTGGCTGAgaataattaattagttaattaataaaaaggcaattaaaatattgaaaaaagaaattttgtCATAAGTCAAAGACACAAcaaacctggtgtgtgtgtgtgtgtgtatgtatgtgtgtgtgtgcgcttgtgtGTTAACTAGAATTCCACATTGGACAGattccacattttaaaatgacattgaCAAATTATAGGCCATAAAAACAATTACTACCAAGTTCTGAACAACAGTTCATAATATGGAATACCAAATGTATGTCACAGAAGCAAGTGTAGATAACTGCATCATGGCCTTGTTAATTTTTTCAATTCTACTGTATACTGACTATTTACTGCTCCTAATGAAGAGGCCAGGTATTTGTATTTAAATCAGTTTAAGCAACTTTACAAGGATCACACAGATGATAAGCAGGAGAACCAAAATTAGGTTTCAAAAAGTTTTAGTAAAGAATGCAATTTCTAAGACAATCACTATTCTGTTGTTAGGGGCTATCAtacacaaaacaattatcaaaagTAATACATAccacaaataataattaaatatatcaTTTAATTACCCCAATGCATTCAACAGCATTTAAGCCTCATGATAATTAAAACAAGTATTTAGAAAAATAGTCAATATTTAGCTAAACAAGTCTTCAACTCTGAGTTGAAGATTGAAAAGAGAGcaattctcaacctatgggtcatgacccctttagggGTTCCATATCAGATagtctgcatatcagatatgcaCATTAAAATTCATATCGGTaccaaaattatatttatgatttagcaatgaagtaattttatggttggaggtcatcacaatataaagaactgtattaaaatgtcatagcattaggaagattgagaaccacaagaatagagaataaattcatattttattactcttttaGACCTATTAAAAATGAGGAAGTAtgggtattttaaaaatattactgaaatatattttaatgttatacaataattacaataaaaattaaacaagctTATGGACACAAGTTAAGAAGGAATTCATAAAGGCTCTTcaatgaaaaaccaaaagagatttCTCCTACATTTAACAAAAGATTATTATGAGCATTTAATAGTTAAATGAATTAAGTCTTGGAAAAGGTGAGTGGAAGGAAACCTCGGGAGTGAAAAACATCTGTAGAAGTATGAATTGATTTCTTCCTGGGGTCCACCTGGATGTTTGCTGAACTTTTGCTTCCTTATAAAGGAGAAAAGCCTCTGgcatggaaggagaaaatcacaCAGAAGTACTACAATTCCTCCTGCTTGGGCTCTCTGATGATCCACAAGTGCAGCTCCCCCTCTTTGGAATGTTCTTATCCATGTATCTGGTCACAGTGCTTGGAAACCTGCTCATCATCCTGGCTGCCAGCTCTGATACTCAcctccacacccccatgtacttcttcctctccaACCTGTCTTTTGTGGACATCTGTTTTACCTCTACTACTGTCCCAAAGATGCTGGTGAACATTCAGGCACAGAGCAAAGACATCTCCTACTTACAGTGTCTCATTCAGGCATATTTCTTTATGGTTTTTGCTGGAATGGATAACCTCCTTATAAGCATAATGGCATTTGACCGCTTTGTGGCCATTTGTCACCCCCTAAATTACACAACCATTATGAACTCTCAGTTCATCAGCCTCCTAGTTCTGATTTCATGGATAATAGTTTTAACAGTCTCCCTGGTTCATGTTCTACTAATAAAGCGATTAACCTTCTCCAGAGTCACTGAAATACCTCATTTCTTCTGTGAGATAACTCAGATCCTTAAGGTAGCCAGCTCTGATACTTTCATCAATAACATCAC
Encoded proteins:
- the LOC131914099 gene encoding olfactory receptor 7D4-like is translated as MEGENHTEVLQFLLLGLSDDPQVQLPLFGMFLSMYLVTVLGNLLIILAASSDTHLHTPMYFFLSNLSFVDICFTSTTVPKMLVNIQAQSKDISYLQCLIQAYFFMVFAGMDNLLISIMAFDRFVAICHPLNYTTIMNSQFISLLVLISWIIVLTVSLVHVLLIKRLTFSRVTEIPHFFCEITQILKVASSDTFINNITVYVATALLGVFPASGILFSYFQIVSSLLKMSSIASKFKAFSTCGSHLCVVCLFYGTTLGVYLSSAVTHSSHGSTVASVMYTVVTPMLNPFIYSLRNKDVKGALGRLIKAGSP